One part of the Sulfolobus tengchongensis genome encodes these proteins:
- a CDS encoding Glu/Leu/Phe/Val dehydrogenase — translation MEEVLSSSLYTQQVKKLYKVGELLGLDNETLETLSQPERVIEVKIQIRGSDGKLKTFVGWRSQHNSALGPYKGGIRYHPNVTKDEVVALSMIMTWKNSLLLLPYGGGKGGIRVDPKKLTREEIEQLSRKYVQALYKYIGSELDVPAPDVNTDSQIMAWYLDEYIKITGKVDFAVFTGKPIELGGIGVRLYSTGLGVATIANEAAKKFIGGLEGSRVIIQGFGNVGYYAAKFLSEMGAKIVGISDSKGGIINENGIDVTKAIEVKEKTGSVINYPEGKKVTNEELLISDCDILVPAALENVINKFNAPKVKAKIIVEGANGPLTADADEIMSQRGIVVVPDILANAGGVVGSYVEWANNKMGQIISDEEAKKLIIDRMTNAFNTLYDYHQKKLEDKDLRTAAMALAVDRVVRAMKARGLL, via the coding sequence ATGGAAGAAGTTCTTAGTTCGAGTCTATATACTCAACAAGTCAAAAAGTTATATAAAGTCGGAGAATTATTAGGGCTAGACAATGAAACATTAGAAACACTTTCTCAACCCGAAAGGGTAATTGAAGTTAAAATACAAATTAGGGGCTCTGATGGGAAATTAAAGACATTTGTTGGTTGGAGAAGCCAACATAATTCAGCTTTAGGTCCCTATAAAGGTGGAATAAGATATCATCCTAATGTAACAAAGGATGAAGTAGTTGCGCTATCAATGATAATGACTTGGAAAAACTCACTGTTATTATTACCTTATGGCGGTGGGAAGGGTGGAATTAGGGTAGATCCAAAGAAGTTAACCAGAGAAGAGATTGAACAGTTATCGAGAAAATATGTTCAAGCATTATACAAATATATAGGTAGCGAATTGGACGTTCCTGCACCAGACGTTAATACTGACTCACAAATAATGGCGTGGTACTTAGATGAATATATAAAAATAACTGGGAAAGTGGACTTTGCAGTATTTACCGGTAAACCCATAGAATTAGGTGGAATAGGAGTTAGATTATACAGTACAGGATTAGGAGTAGCTACAATCGCAAACGAGGCAGCTAAGAAATTTATAGGAGGCCTTGAGGGAAGTAGGGTTATAATTCAAGGCTTTGGCAATGTAGGTTATTATGCAGCTAAGTTCCTTAGTGAAATGGGAGCAAAGATAGTAGGTATAAGCGATTCGAAAGGTGGAATTATTAATGAAAATGGAATAGACGTAACAAAGGCTATTGAAGTAAAAGAAAAGACTGGAAGTGTGATTAACTATCCTGAGGGAAAGAAAGTTACCAACGAGGAATTGCTAATTTCAGATTGTGACATATTAGTACCAGCAGCGCTTGAGAATGTAATTAACAAGTTTAACGCACCCAAGGTCAAAGCAAAAATTATAGTAGAAGGTGCTAATGGTCCATTAACCGCAGACGCAGATGAAATAATGAGCCAAAGAGGTATAGTAGTAGTTCCAGATATTCTGGCTAACGCGGGTGGAGTAGTAGGTAGTTATGTTGAGTGGGCTAATAACAAAATGGGGCAAATAATAAGTGATGAAGAGGCGAAGAAACTTATAATTGATAGAATGACAAATGCATTTAATACACTATATGACTACCATCAGAAAAAGCTAGAAGATAAAGATTTAAGAACAGCTGCTATGGCACTAGCTGTAGATAGGGTAGTAAGGGCTATGAAAGCTAGAGGATTACTATAA
- a CDS encoding RNA-guided endonuclease TnpB family protein, producing MLQAPERTVREDSSIEEKIVTIKMKIYSSALEPLAEKYMRAKRFVLQWLYEYKTTSLKEVHKALYEVLREKFGLKSKLAQDCYRDAVAVYKSWLKNPKKGRFPILRNVSLWLTPKASYTVDFNTMTAKILGEEVKIIGYPHNLSQYKDFKVREARLVKRGDDWYLNITMKKKVQVEKQVKGLIAVDINMDFITLGNDKQVIEIPTRLDDSVHYKKLAENLQRKYPKRWRENKRILGRIRSFHIKARNIVQDFAKKVGKWVVDEAKRIGANYIVLEDLNKMISHVKGLKKNYREKLYLMQYRRVQQWVEWEAKKHGLNVIYVKPAYSSTTCPKCGEKMVESDYRTLKCGKCGFEDHRDYIAVYNLCARGSLTLLSAPQMRDVVTNR from the coding sequence ATGCTACAAGCTCCAGAGCGAACTGTCCGCGAGGACAGCTCCATCGAGGAGAAGATCGTGACAATCAAAATGAAGATCTACTCCTCGGCTCTGGAGCCCTTAGCCGAGAAATATATGCGTGCCAAGAGGTTCGTTCTACAATGGTTATATGAATACAAAACCACTTCTCTAAAAGAAGTCCACAAAGCATTATATGAAGTCCTCAGGGAGAAATTTGGTTTGAAATCAAAACTTGCTCAAGATTGCTATCGTGATGCTGTTGCCGTGTATAAAAGTTGGCTAAAGAATCCCAAAAAAGGGAGATTTCCAATCTTAAGAAACGTTTCCTTATGGTTAACGCCAAAAGCTAGTTATACTGTTGATTTCAACACGATGACAGCTAAGATATTGGGAGAGGAAGTGAAAATCATTGGATATCCTCACAATCTTTCACAGTACAAGGACTTCAAAGTGAGAGAAGCAAGACTAGTCAAGAGAGGAGATGATTGGTATCTCAACATCACTATGAAAAAGAAAGTACAAGTAGAGAAGCAAGTTAAAGGGCTTATAGCTGTTGATATAAACATGGACTTCATCACGTTAGGTAATGATAAACAAGTTATAGAAATTCCGACACGTCTAGATGATTCAGTGCATTATAAGAAACTTGCTGAGAATCTGCAGAGAAAATACCCCAAGAGGTGGAGGGAGAATAAGAGAATTCTCGGTAGGATTAGGAGTTTTCATATAAAGGCGAGGAATATTGTGCAGGACTTTGCTAAGAAAGTGGGGAAGTGGGTAGTTGATGAAGCAAAAAGAATTGGCGCTAACTATATAGTCCTAGAGGATCTGAATAAGATGATTTCTCACGTGAAGGGGTTGAAGAAGAATTATAGGGAGAAACTATATTTGATGCAATATAGACGTGTTCAACAATGGGTTGAGTGGGAAGCAAAGAAGCATGGATTAAATGTAATATACGTTAAACCAGCGTATAGTTCAACTACTTGTCCCAAGTGTGGAGAGAAAATGGTTGAAAGTGATTATCGCACACTTAAGTGTGGGAAATGTGGTTTTGAGGATCATCGTGATTATATAGCAGTGTATAATCTTTGTGCGAGGGGGTCTCTGACCCTCTTAAGTGCCCCTCAAATGAGAGATGTAGTCACGAATCGATGA
- a CDS encoding cytosine permease: MSNQQATYVTIDLTDYNQGKVVIPDTYYNPNIEPLPKRVKTWTWINFFTIWAGMVHNIPAFQLAGLLTFEFGAPLTLFIIGFAFSTLLIALYLNGHMGAKWGIPYPSSVRPMFGIKGARVPTIIRAFSALFWFAVETYVGGTIVDAVISIFYPAWQSLSSNVIGMSLHLAISVFIFWALNVMVLFRGMNEVKDFELIAGPLVLIILGGLLLYSFHLTNGIGPLFSIKGYEKATLSNVILAISAMAGFWATLVLNISDFTRFSRTQKDQLIGQTIGLPIMSMLFTFISVGITSTTIYLYHIPSSEAINYVNPVNIMYLFTDNPYLALLVGISLIIATVSVNVAANIVSPVYDLISLFPKRLDSWAKSAIVSAILSFLYVPWLWYNNAGSIENALGIIGSGLGSVAGIMIADYWILNKTEISLIDLFKPDGKYWYTNGYSVDALLAMTVGFAIPIMGFLISQLSFLYDYGWYLALFSSLTIYVLLRINRESVKYSKKQN; encoded by the coding sequence ATGTCTAATCAGCAGGCAACTTATGTTACCATAGACTTAACGGATTATAATCAAGGTAAAGTCGTTATACCAGATACGTACTATAATCCTAATATAGAGCCTCTTCCTAAGCGTGTAAAGACGTGGACATGGATAAACTTTTTCACAATATGGGCTGGAATGGTTCATAACATCCCAGCATTTCAACTTGCAGGCTTGTTAACATTTGAATTCGGTGCTCCCCTTACACTTTTCATAATCGGATTTGCTTTTTCCACATTATTGATAGCTCTATACCTTAATGGGCACATGGGAGCTAAATGGGGGATACCATATCCTTCATCAGTTAGACCAATGTTTGGTATAAAGGGAGCTAGAGTTCCCACAATTATTAGAGCGTTTTCAGCATTATTCTGGTTTGCAGTTGAAACATATGTTGGAGGAACAATAGTAGACGCAGTAATCTCAATATTTTATCCAGCGTGGCAATCATTATCATCGAATGTTATAGGCATGTCCCTACACTTGGCTATTTCAGTGTTTATATTTTGGGCATTAAATGTAATGGTCTTATTTAGAGGAATGAATGAAGTAAAGGATTTCGAATTAATTGCAGGTCCCTTGGTCTTAATAATTCTCGGTGGTCTATTGCTGTATTCCTTTCATCTAACTAATGGTATCGGGCCGTTATTCTCAATAAAAGGCTATGAGAAAGCTACGCTGTCTAACGTAATTTTAGCGATATCTGCTATGGCTGGATTTTGGGCAACTTTAGTTTTAAACATTTCCGACTTTACTAGGTTTTCTAGAACACAAAAAGATCAATTGATAGGACAAACAATTGGTTTACCAATAATGTCGATGCTATTCACTTTCATTTCAGTGGGCATCACATCTACGACGATTTATCTATATCACATTCCTAGCAGTGAGGCAATCAACTACGTTAACCCCGTTAATATTATGTATTTATTTACTGATAACCCTTATCTAGCTCTATTAGTTGGAATTAGCCTAATTATAGCTACTGTTTCCGTTAATGTTGCGGCAAATATAGTATCTCCAGTCTATGACTTGATTAGTTTATTTCCCAAAAGATTAGATAGTTGGGCTAAATCTGCTATTGTTTCTGCAATTCTCAGCTTCTTGTACGTTCCCTGGTTATGGTATAATAATGCTGGCAGTATAGAAAATGCTTTAGGAATTATAGGTTCTGGGCTAGGTTCTGTTGCGGGAATCATGATAGCCGATTATTGGATATTGAATAAAACTGAAATTAGCCTGATAGATTTGTTCAAACCAGATGGAAAGTATTGGTATACCAATGGTTATAGTGTTGATGCATTATTAGCTATGACCGTTGGATTCGCAATACCCATAATGGGATTTCTAATATCTCAGCTGTCATTCTTATATGATTACGGTTGGTATTTAGCCCTATTCTCCAGTTTAACAATATATGTATTATTGAGAATAAATAGAGAGAGTGTTAAATATTCAAAAAAACAAAATTAA
- a CDS encoding acyl-CoA synthetase produces MVSYHHLRENFSWKEIIESFDNKNIVDILASHDGIAVRRFSKNNREEITFSDLKRKALKLALYLKEFKRVKKGDIISVLASKKIEQVIVFLASLSLGAIYQPLFTAFGPKAIEMRTKDVKPKVFFCQDDQKDKVNDAIPFSKLEELLEYGELKDVTQLSWDDPIILLYTSGTTGNPKGALISKRLLLNTYVYMKYGIGIRGHDVFWNGADPGWAYGLYYGILGPLMFGKTVIFLDEPFNPERTMEFLEEHKVTNFAFAPTAYRMIAGTVRRKYDLALERASSAGEPLNPEVIKWFKDNYNILIKDHYGQTEVGMVVYNGWGYEANVKIGSMGLPAPGYDVDIVDEIIAIKRTSPGFHFLGYLNNQEKTNQSFKGEWYLTGDTATKDEEGYFWFVGRKDDVVKISGYRVGPFEVESVLLEYPAVLESAVVADEDPIRGHVLHAYIVLKPGYSPDEKLKEDIIKFVNTKYSKHVHLEKVDFVDKLPKTESGKIQRYLLRKS; encoded by the coding sequence ATGGTGAGTTATCATCATCTAAGGGAAAACTTCTCATGGAAAGAAATAATAGAATCATTTGATAATAAGAACATTGTAGATATATTAGCTTCTCATGATGGTATAGCAGTTAGAAGATTTTCGAAGAATAATAGAGAAGAAATAACGTTCTCAGATCTAAAAAGAAAAGCACTAAAGTTAGCTTTATACTTGAAGGAGTTTAAGAGAGTAAAAAAGGGAGATATAATTTCGGTATTAGCTTCAAAGAAAATTGAGCAGGTAATAGTATTTTTAGCCAGTTTATCATTAGGAGCAATATACCAACCACTTTTTACTGCGTTCGGTCCTAAGGCGATTGAAATGAGAACTAAAGATGTAAAACCTAAAGTATTTTTCTGTCAAGATGACCAAAAAGATAAAGTAAACGACGCCATACCATTTTCTAAACTTGAAGAATTATTGGAATACGGAGAACTCAAAGACGTAACTCAGCTAAGCTGGGATGATCCAATTATTCTCCTTTATACTTCTGGTACTACTGGAAATCCAAAAGGTGCGTTAATTTCAAAGAGACTGCTCCTAAACACTTACGTCTACATGAAATATGGAATAGGCATTAGAGGTCATGATGTCTTTTGGAACGGAGCAGACCCTGGATGGGCATATGGATTATACTATGGTATATTGGGTCCGTTAATGTTTGGAAAAACGGTGATATTTTTGGACGAGCCTTTTAATCCAGAAAGAACAATGGAATTCTTAGAAGAGCATAAAGTTACAAATTTCGCTTTTGCACCTACTGCATATAGGATGATCGCGGGAACGGTGAGAAGAAAATACGATTTAGCTTTGGAAAGAGCTAGCTCTGCAGGAGAACCTTTGAATCCTGAAGTTATAAAATGGTTTAAGGATAATTACAATATCCTTATAAAGGATCATTATGGTCAAACTGAGGTGGGAATGGTAGTTTACAATGGATGGGGATATGAGGCAAATGTTAAAATAGGAAGTATGGGATTACCTGCGCCAGGGTATGATGTGGATATAGTGGATGAGATAATCGCAATCAAGAGAACTTCCCCCGGTTTTCATTTTTTAGGGTATTTGAATAACCAAGAAAAGACAAATCAGTCATTTAAAGGTGAGTGGTACTTAACCGGTGATACTGCAACTAAGGATGAAGAGGGATATTTCTGGTTTGTCGGAAGAAAGGATGATGTAGTGAAGATATCAGGTTATCGAGTAGGTCCATTCGAGGTGGAAAGTGTGCTTTTAGAGTACCCTGCAGTTTTAGAATCTGCTGTTGTTGCAGATGAAGATCCAATAAGAGGACATGTACTGCACGCATATATTGTACTTAAACCTGGATACTCTCCAGATGAAAAATTAAAAGAAGATATTATTAAATTCGTTAACACTAAGTACTCTAAACATGTGCATTTAGAAAAAGTTGATTTCGTAGATAAGTTACCTAAAACTGAGAGTGGAAAAATACAACGATACTTACTCAGAAAAAGTTAA
- a CDS encoding metal-dependent hydrolase family protein gives MDLAVKNGNVFNGKEVIGKLNIYIKGDKIVEISKEDRPAKLEVDAKDMFVMPGLIDAHIHLSGIKGGSLLKIMFEKPEYRVLRASKWLEKLLLSGFTTIRDCGETISLALRRAVNEGIIRGPKILASGKPITQTFGHGELSHDIPLEFSMAMSFSEFCDGVESCTHAARKVLRDGADFIKIFATGGVLSQRDKPEHPQLSYEEIRAIVNEAEKVDTYVAAHAHGDRGARIAVEAGVKTLEHGTLLKDETLKLMKEKNVTLTPTLTIQELIYRYGKQIGVDEWGLQKITYVRDSIASVVRKAKEYGVTIISGTDLGFETGLEEIDMGKNWMETVLLVERGGLTPVESLKASTYNSASAIGINAGAIEINKDADILILDGNPVENIRDISKVRNVIKAGKLVVENKRLIDD, from the coding sequence TTGGACTTAGCAGTTAAGAATGGTAATGTGTTTAACGGTAAGGAGGTAATAGGAAAACTCAATATTTACATTAAAGGCGATAAGATAGTTGAGATATCTAAAGAAGATCGTCCTGCAAAGTTGGAAGTCGACGCTAAAGACATGTTTGTGATGCCAGGATTAATAGATGCTCATATACATCTCTCTGGAATTAAGGGCGGGAGCTTATTAAAAATAATGTTTGAAAAACCAGAGTACAGGGTACTTCGCGCTTCTAAATGGTTAGAGAAATTGCTTCTTTCTGGGTTTACTACCATAAGGGATTGTGGTGAAACTATTTCTTTAGCGTTAAGGAGAGCAGTTAATGAGGGAATAATAAGAGGACCTAAAATATTAGCTTCTGGAAAACCAATAACTCAAACATTCGGTCACGGAGAATTAAGCCATGATATCCCATTGGAATTTTCAATGGCAATGAGCTTCTCTGAGTTCTGTGATGGAGTAGAGTCATGTACCCATGCAGCTAGGAAAGTTTTAAGAGATGGGGCTGATTTCATCAAAATATTCGCAACTGGTGGTGTGCTATCACAGAGAGATAAACCAGAACATCCACAATTAAGTTATGAGGAAATCAGAGCGATAGTTAATGAAGCTGAAAAAGTAGATACTTATGTAGCCGCACATGCACATGGAGATAGGGGTGCTAGGATAGCTGTAGAAGCGGGAGTTAAAACGTTAGAACATGGAACTTTACTTAAGGATGAAACATTAAAGTTGATGAAAGAAAAGAACGTAACGTTAACTCCAACACTCACAATACAAGAGTTAATATACAGGTATGGTAAGCAAATAGGAGTAGATGAATGGGGTCTACAAAAGATTACTTATGTAAGGGATAGTATCGCAAGCGTTGTTAGGAAAGCGAAGGAATATGGAGTTACCATAATATCTGGAACTGATCTCGGTTTTGAAACAGGGTTAGAGGAGATAGATATGGGAAAGAATTGGATGGAGACCGTTTTATTGGTAGAAAGAGGAGGATTGACACCAGTTGAGTCGTTAAAAGCTTCAACGTATAATTCAGCTTCAGCCATTGGAATTAATGCAGGCGCGATAGAAATTAATAAAGATGCAGACATTCTAATATTAGACGGGAACCCAGTAGAGAACATAAGAGATATTTCAAAAGTTAGAAACGTAATTAAAGCTGGAAAACTCGTAGTTGAAAATAAGAGGTTAATCGACGACTAA
- a CDS encoding metal-dependent hydrolase — MNLNTHIALALAVGLVLFHNDVTLAVLVGIGASIPDLDREYVFTRRKIFAKYQLHRALFHNIFFALAITYFNFYLGLGIFLHIALDLLTSPTDRGVELFFPFGRLIKNFELDYDGNIRKSRGIMWYLEDPVRIINKTADPGLKEVQKMPWVRIYGPFKNSRLIDWMIFYSSFIFIQLYESNNLIKWWEIFLYTALIKFSLIDFGIVLFYATGELWRRRLQFKDISSRVKYLIISLMILGLLLIVIQGLNLYSPANLIIGPSVLELIIISMLIGLSLAYIHVRLRFKKVTL; from the coding sequence ATGAATCTGAATACGCATATAGCTCTAGCTTTGGCAGTTGGACTGGTTCTATTTCACAATGATGTAACATTGGCCGTACTAGTAGGCATAGGTGCTTCAATTCCAGATTTGGATAGAGAATATGTTTTCACAAGGAGAAAAATATTCGCAAAATATCAGTTACATAGAGCCTTGTTTCATAATATCTTCTTCGCTCTTGCCATTACGTACTTTAATTTCTATTTGGGTTTAGGTATATTTCTTCATATTGCATTGGATTTATTAACGTCGCCTACTGATAGAGGTGTAGAATTGTTCTTTCCCTTCGGTAGACTAATAAAAAATTTCGAACTTGATTATGATGGAAATATAAGAAAGAGCAGAGGAATTATGTGGTACCTTGAGGATCCCGTTAGAATTATAAACAAGACCGCTGATCCAGGACTTAAAGAGGTTCAAAAGATGCCTTGGGTCAGAATTTATGGACCGTTTAAGAACAGTAGGTTAATTGATTGGATGATATTCTACTCCTCCTTCATTTTCATTCAATTATATGAATCAAATAATTTAATTAAATGGTGGGAAATATTTCTTTATACCGCACTAATTAAATTCTCTCTGATAGATTTTGGAATAGTACTATTCTATGCCACTGGAGAGCTATGGAGAAGAAGACTTCAGTTCAAAGACATCAGTAGTAGAGTTAAGTATCTTATAATTAGTTTAATGATCTTAGGATTATTGCTTATAGTAATACAAGGCTTGAATTTGTACTCTCCAGCAAATCTGATAATAGGCCCTAGCGTTCTTGAACTTATAATCATCTCAATGTTAATAGGTCTATCCTTAGCATATATTCATGTGAGGCTTAGATTTAAGAAAGTTACGTTGTAA
- a CDS encoding thermopsin family protease, whose product MKKGFILLLLLSSLLPTVILSLPTGIASYNGPIYTNGVLGYANITSLLAYNASATKLEVPPYGASLQLNVMLEVNTTSGQQYYFWLQNVADFITNESIMFFGDNIWNNSSPFSGITNINGSGKIYSTYTIFSHSSYYATGYYEINYSFPFSFYLIINETHTNGGIRINFGYVILQNGNRILPPNPVFFDKVFIPISNIASASIVINNQTTPNISIGLVTYLGNQLDAELVWGGFGNGETTTFLKMSSYLALFYMKDGIWVPFSQVYTYGSDTAESATNLHVNISDSNGDAYVIVGTPNYGLLTNKFTPSIPGFLFLNISSDKVPFLLNDTLTTNFVGYVNSPVRISFYLNYSFNSSSFAILNGNYPSIIKPTYSWFKNFTIIPNYTYYYLVKVNSTIPAIAIINGKEVELNSTNWFKQGTSINVVNYTYYPSNNERFIISSIYPSSTINVTMPLLINISTIKQYKVSINSPVPILLNGKKINGSIWVTEGSNITLSAQIPFYETGKFIGTYNISPNQEITVYQPIVETLELSINIFFIIIITFIIVAILIGIILVARRR is encoded by the coding sequence GTGAAAAAGGGTTTCATATTACTTCTTCTATTATCCTCGTTATTACCCACTGTTATTCTCTCTTTACCTACTGGAATTGCATCGTATAATGGACCAATTTATACAAATGGAGTACTAGGTTATGCTAATATAACTTCATTACTTGCATATAATGCTTCTGCCACAAAATTAGAAGTTCCACCCTATGGAGCTTCACTACAGTTAAACGTAATGCTTGAGGTGAACACGACGTCTGGTCAGCAATACTATTTTTGGTTGCAAAATGTGGCAGACTTCATAACTAATGAGAGTATAATGTTTTTTGGAGATAATATTTGGAACAACAGCAGTCCATTTTCTGGGATAACCAATATAAATGGTAGTGGTAAAATATATTCCACATACACTATATTTTCTCATTCCTCATACTATGCTACAGGATATTACGAAATAAACTACAGCTTTCCTTTCTCTTTCTATCTGATTATCAATGAGACACATACCAATGGGGGAATAAGAATCAATTTCGGTTATGTGATTTTACAAAATGGGAACAGAATTCTTCCACCAAATCCAGTATTTTTCGACAAAGTGTTTATTCCAATAAGTAACATAGCGTCAGCTTCAATCGTAATAAATAATCAAACTACTCCTAACATAAGCATCGGCCTTGTAACGTATTTAGGGAATCAGCTTGACGCAGAATTAGTATGGGGTGGATTTGGCAATGGTGAGACAACTACGTTTTTAAAAATGTCCTCTTATTTAGCCTTATTTTACATGAAAGATGGTATCTGGGTACCATTTTCCCAAGTATATACTTATGGTAGCGATACTGCAGAATCAGCTACTAATCTACATGTTAACATAAGCGATAGTAACGGAGATGCTTATGTCATTGTTGGCACTCCGAATTATGGCTTATTAACCAATAAATTCACTCCCTCAATCCCAGGTTTTCTTTTTCTAAATATTAGTAGCGATAAGGTGCCTTTTCTATTAAATGATACTTTGACCACGAACTTTGTAGGATACGTTAACTCTCCCGTTAGAATAAGTTTTTATTTAAACTACTCCTTTAACTCCTCATCTTTTGCAATACTTAACGGAAACTATCCTAGCATTATAAAACCCACATATAGCTGGTTTAAGAATTTTACAATAATACCTAATTACACTTACTACTATTTAGTAAAAGTAAATTCTACAATACCCGCCATTGCAATTATAAACGGAAAAGAGGTAGAGTTAAATTCGACTAACTGGTTTAAACAAGGTACCTCCATTAACGTAGTTAACTATACATACTATCCCTCTAATAATGAGAGGTTTATAATATCATCAATATATCCCTCTTCCACAATTAACGTAACGATGCCTCTATTGATCAACATTAGTACAATAAAACAATACAAAGTTAGCATAAATTCACCAGTACCGATTCTCTTAAATGGTAAAAAGATAAATGGTTCAATTTGGGTTACTGAGGGATCAAATATAACATTAAGCGCTCAAATTCCATTTTATGAAACTGGAAAATTTATTGGAACTTATAACATATCACCTAATCAAGAAATTACTGTCTATCAGCCAATTGTAGAAACACTAGAGCTCTCAATAAATATCTTTTTCATTATTATAATTACATTCATAATTGTAGCAATTCTAATAGGAATAATTCTAGTAGCGAGAAGAAGATAA
- a CDS encoding DEAD/DEAH box helicase, whose product MFENLSEDLRKALEEANYSKPTKVQESVIPELLSSRSVIVQAKTGSGKTAAYVIPILELNISALILSPTRELASQILDEIMKLGKYKQLDVSLIIGGVSYDEQKQSKIVVGTPGRLLDLWSKGKIDFSQYHMVIVDEADRMLDMGFIDDIRMILNHANPKIIGFFSATIPDEIMRLAREFSADLKEIILDEYKPVEEVKQKFIKVRNDWSDKVSKLLEEIDGEKILVFTRTRDRARKLYYLLKDKGIKVGLLSGDMPQHIRLKNFYGFKKGKYNVLVATDLASRGIDVIDVNKVINFDTPRDVETYIHRVGRTGRMGRLGEAITFYTFKEVHMIKRINNLLLTSSTS is encoded by the coding sequence ATGTTTGAAAATCTAAGTGAAGACCTAAGAAAGGCTTTAGAAGAAGCAAACTACAGTAAGCCTACAAAGGTTCAGGAAAGTGTTATACCAGAATTATTATCCAGCAGAAGTGTGATAGTTCAAGCAAAAACAGGATCTGGAAAAACAGCTGCCTACGTAATTCCGATTCTAGAATTAAACATTAGTGCCCTTATCTTGTCTCCAACTAGAGAATTGGCTTCGCAGATTCTTGATGAAATAATGAAGCTCGGAAAGTACAAACAATTGGATGTTAGCTTAATAATAGGTGGTGTAAGCTATGACGAACAAAAGCAGTCTAAAATTGTGGTTGGCACGCCTGGAAGACTTTTAGATTTATGGAGTAAAGGAAAAATAGATTTCTCCCAATACCATATGGTTATAGTTGATGAGGCAGATAGAATGTTAGATATGGGCTTTATTGATGATATAAGAATGATTCTAAATCACGCTAATCCAAAGATTATAGGTTTCTTTTCAGCCACAATACCGGACGAAATTATGAGACTCGCACGAGAATTCTCCGCGGATTTAAAGGAAATAATCTTAGATGAATATAAGCCAGTTGAAGAGGTAAAACAGAAATTCATCAAGGTTAGAAATGATTGGAGTGATAAGGTATCTAAGCTATTGGAAGAAATAGACGGAGAAAAGATTTTGGTATTTACCAGAACCAGAGATAGAGCCAGAAAATTATACTATTTGTTGAAGGATAAGGGAATAAAAGTGGGATTACTAAGCGGAGATATGCCACAACATATTAGATTAAAGAACTTTTATGGATTTAAAAAAGGTAAATATAACGTTCTGGTAGCGACTGATCTTGCCTCCAGGGGAATAGATGTAATAGATGTCAATAAGGTAATAAATTTCGATACGCCAAGAGATGTGGAGACATATATACATAGAGTTGGAAGAACAGGAAGAATGGGAAGATTAGGAGAAGCAATAACGTTTTACACGTTTAAGGAAGTGCATATGATAAAAAGAATTAATAATCTCCTTTTGACCTCCTCCACATCCTAA